Proteins co-encoded in one Candidatus Poribacteria bacterium genomic window:
- the purL gene encoding phosphoribosylformylglycinamidine synthase subunit PurL, whose translation MSSTVKEVEILNADDTELVRISREGTLSLNLNEMHAIQNHFEGLGRNPTDVEIETIAQTWSEHCVHKTFKSIIDYAEVGKEPERIDGLFPTFIQRATEEIAKPWCVSVFSDNAGIIEFDDTYNLVFKVETHNHPSAIEPYGGAGTGIGGVIRDSLGTGLGAKPILNTDVFCFGMPDTPYAQLPKGTLHPKRVFNGVVAGVRDYGNRMGIPTANGAILFDTRYTANPLVFCGNVGLIPRNRCEKSVEPGDLVVSIGGQTGRDGIHGATFSSAELDDTSENLGSVVQIGNPIMEKKIVDALLQARDKNLYRSITDCGAGGFSSAVGEMGEHIGAEVHLERVSLKYEGLAPWEIWLSEAQERMVIAVPPENLDELIEICEAEFVEATVLGSFTDTHRLQVFYEGRIVADLEMEFLHNGLPQPIKQAVWNPPKHPEMPSRDTETQDYTDDLCQLLASPNIASKESVIRQYDHGVQGGIVINPLIGAENDGPSDACVVTPVIGSRKGVIIANGINPKYSDVDPYLSAAAAIDEALRNIVAVGGTLEKTALLDNFCWGNPDKPDRLGELVRAARACYDLATAYGTPFISGKDSLYNEYSDTTTGEQRAIPATLLISAICVMPDIQRAVTMDVKAPGNYIYVVGNTYAELGGSHYFGIHGFIGNNAPIVRPDEGKLTMARLSTAIGKGLVRSCHDCSEGGIGVAAAEMAFSGGYGMSLNLSSIPTGEEIAADDMLLFSESNSRFLVEVEPQHQEAYETLMKDVPTGCLGTVTDTPNFIINGIAGHQIVETPIDTLKSAWQAPLQF comes from the coding sequence ATGTCCAGTACGGTCAAAGAAGTAGAGATCCTAAATGCTGATGATACGGAACTCGTGCGTATCAGTCGAGAAGGCACGCTGTCCCTAAATCTGAACGAGATGCACGCGATTCAGAACCATTTTGAGGGATTAGGACGCAACCCAACCGATGTCGAAATCGAAACCATCGCGCAAACCTGGTCAGAACACTGCGTCCACAAAACCTTCAAAAGCATCATTGACTACGCTGAAGTGGGGAAAGAACCGGAACGAATCGACGGTTTGTTTCCGACTTTTATTCAACGTGCGACAGAGGAAATAGCAAAGCCGTGGTGCGTCTCTGTCTTTTCAGATAACGCCGGTATCATCGAATTCGACGATACTTACAATCTCGTTTTCAAGGTAGAAACGCACAACCATCCTTCAGCGATTGAACCTTATGGCGGGGCAGGGACAGGCATCGGTGGTGTGATTCGGGATTCGCTCGGCACTGGACTCGGCGCGAAGCCTATTCTGAACACGGATGTCTTCTGCTTCGGGATGCCGGATACACCCTATGCCCAACTTCCGAAAGGCACACTCCACCCAAAGCGTGTATTCAACGGTGTCGTTGCTGGCGTACGAGATTATGGCAACCGGATGGGCATCCCGACTGCAAATGGTGCGATTCTATTTGATACCCGTTATACTGCAAACCCACTCGTCTTTTGTGGAAACGTCGGTTTAATACCGAGAAATAGGTGTGAGAAATCTGTTGAACCCGGTGATCTCGTCGTCTCTATTGGGGGGCAGACGGGCCGGGACGGCATTCACGGTGCTACTTTTTCTTCCGCTGAATTGGATGACACCTCTGAGAACCTCGGCAGTGTGGTGCAGATTGGCAACCCGATTATGGAAAAGAAGATCGTCGATGCGCTGCTACAGGCGCGTGACAAGAACCTGTATCGCTCCATAACGGATTGCGGTGCAGGCGGCTTTTCCTCTGCAGTCGGTGAGATGGGGGAACACATAGGGGCGGAAGTGCATCTCGAACGCGTCTCTCTGAAATACGAAGGACTCGCGCCATGGGAGATTTGGCTCTCGGAAGCACAGGAACGCATGGTCATTGCCGTACCTCCTGAAAACTTAGATGAATTGATAGAGATATGTGAGGCAGAATTCGTTGAGGCAACGGTCCTCGGCAGTTTCACAGATACACACAGATTACAAGTCTTTTACGAAGGTAGAATTGTTGCGGATTTAGAGATGGAATTCCTGCACAACGGCTTACCACAACCCATTAAACAGGCGGTCTGGAATCCACCAAAGCACCCAGAAATGCCGTCGCGAGATACAGAAACCCAAGACTATACAGACGACCTCTGCCAACTCCTCGCGAGTCCAAACATAGCGAGTAAAGAATCTGTTATCCGGCAGTATGACCACGGTGTGCAAGGGGGTATCGTTATTAACCCACTCATTGGCGCGGAAAATGATGGACCGAGTGACGCGTGCGTCGTCACGCCAGTAATTGGAAGCCGAAAGGGTGTAATCATTGCCAACGGGATTAACCCGAAATATAGCGATGTGGATCCGTATCTCAGCGCAGCGGCGGCAATCGATGAGGCGTTGCGGAACATCGTCGCTGTCGGTGGAACACTGGAAAAAACGGCACTGTTGGACAATTTTTGTTGGGGCAACCCTGACAAACCCGACAGACTTGGAGAGTTGGTCCGGGCAGCAAGAGCATGCTATGACCTTGCAACCGCTTACGGCACGCCTTTCATCTCTGGTAAGGATAGCCTCTACAACGAATATAGCGACACAACAACCGGTGAACAACGCGCAATTCCAGCGACGCTGCTTATATCCGCTATTTGTGTGATGCCCGACATCCAGCGCGCCGTCACGATGGACGTAAAAGCCCCTGGTAACTATATCTATGTTGTTGGGAACACTTACGCTGAATTGGGCGGATCCCACTACTTTGGTATCCACGGATTCATTGGAAACAACGCACCCATCGTCCGTCCAGATGAAGGCAAACTGACGATGGCACGACTCAGCACTGCAATCGGTAAGGGGTTGGTGCGTTCTTGCCACGACTGTTCTGAAGGCGGTATCGGTGTCGCAGCGGCGGAGATGGCATTTTCTGGTGGATACGGGATGTCCTTGAACCTGAGTAGCATCCCAACGGGTGAGGAGATTGCTGCTGACGACATGCTCCTGTTTTCGGAGTCAAACAGCCGTTTTCTTGTAGAAGTCGAACCGCAACACCAAGAGGCTTACGAAACCCTTATGAAGGACGTACCGACAGGCTGCCTCGGCACCGTTACGGACACACCAAACTTTATCATCAACGGAATTGCGGGACACCAAATCGTTGAAACCCCAATTGATACTCTCAAATCCGCATGGCAGGCACCGTTGCAGTTTTAA
- a CDS encoding phosphoenolpyruvate hydrolase family protein, whose protein sequence is MPDYRRDEVLGRLRTELSKDKPLLAVGAGTGITAKFAEQGGADLIVIYNSGRYRMSGFGSCAGLLAYGDANAIVMEMGEREVLPVVKETPVIAGVNGTDPTRRMSNFLKQVRDVGFDGVNNFPTVGVIDGTFRVTLEETGMGFYKEVETIGIAHEMDLFTIVYVFNPEESENMAKVGADVIIAHMGTTIGGTIGAETAFTLEDAAVRVQEICDAAQTVNPDVICLAHGGPISKAPEAAFINEKTDAVGFVGASSIERFACEESIPRVTASFKEQ, encoded by the coding sequence ATGCCAGATTATAGACGAGATGAGGTATTAGGACGACTGCGAACAGAATTAAGTAAAGACAAACCGCTGCTCGCTGTCGGTGCGGGGACGGGTATCACGGCAAAATTCGCTGAACAGGGTGGGGCAGATCTGATTGTAATTTACAACTCAGGTCGCTACCGGATGTCAGGATTCGGCTCTTGTGCTGGACTCTTGGCTTACGGCGATGCCAACGCCATCGTTATGGAGATGGGTGAGCGTGAAGTCCTACCCGTTGTCAAAGAGACCCCTGTTATCGCTGGTGTCAACGGGACAGACCCGACGCGCCGGATGAGTAACTTCCTCAAACAGGTTCGCGATGTCGGCTTTGATGGTGTCAATAACTTCCCGACCGTTGGCGTAATTGATGGTACTTTCCGGGTAACACTTGAAGAGACAGGGATGGGGTTCTACAAAGAGGTTGAGACGATCGGCATCGCGCATGAAATGGATCTGTTCACTATCGTCTATGTCTTCAATCCGGAAGAGTCTGAGAATATGGCGAAAGTCGGCGCGGATGTTATTATTGCACACATGGGCACGACGATAGGCGGAACGATCGGTGCGGAAACAGCCTTCACGCTTGAAGACGCGGCGGTTCGAGTGCAAGAAATCTGCGACGCTGCACAAACAGTGAACCCGGATGTCATCTGTCTTGCACATGGCGGTCCCATCTCAAAGGCACCCGAAGCGGCGTTTATCAATGAGAAGACGGATGCTGTCGGTTTCGTCGGTGCTTCGAGTATTGAACGGTTCGCGTGTGAAGAGAGTATCCCGCGTGTCACGGCTTCCTTTAAAGAGCAATAA
- the purQ gene encoding phosphoribosylformylglycinamidine synthase I yields MQKPKVLILRTAGTNCDVETDAAFQLAGAETALIHIQNLISGKIDLADYQILAIPGGFSYGDDISAGILLAVEMKHKLADALNKFVADDKLILGICNGFQVLVRTGLLPGISSSENGASEMTQRATLAMNTSAKFECRWVDLETQESPCVFTKGIKAGIYLPVAHAEGRFTAPSDVLKELESNKQVVFRYAKSRYPDNPNGSDADIAGICDPTGRIFGLMPHPERFLMKWNHPRWTRLAERERTSSEEGDGLAIFKNAVHYITSHAK; encoded by the coding sequence ATGCAGAAACCCAAAGTCCTCATCTTACGAACTGCTGGGACGAACTGCGATGTAGAAACGGATGCAGCGTTCCAACTCGCCGGTGCAGAGACGGCGTTAATACACATCCAAAACCTTATATCTGGAAAAATCGACTTAGCCGACTATCAAATCCTTGCCATTCCGGGTGGTTTCTCCTACGGCGATGACATTTCAGCCGGTATTCTCTTGGCAGTCGAGATGAAACATAAACTTGCAGATGCTTTGAACAAGTTTGTTGCTGATGACAAACTGATACTCGGTATATGCAACGGATTCCAAGTGCTGGTGCGAACAGGGCTGTTGCCTGGGATAAGTTCCTCGGAAAACGGCGCGTCAGAAATGACACAGCGCGCGACATTGGCAATGAATACTTCGGCAAAATTTGAGTGTCGATGGGTGGACTTGGAAACACAAGAAAGTCCGTGTGTCTTTACAAAAGGTATCAAAGCGGGGATCTATCTCCCCGTTGCACACGCTGAAGGACGGTTCACCGCTCCGTCAGATGTGCTGAAAGAGTTAGAATCAAACAAGCAAGTTGTGTTCCGGTATGCCAAAAGCAGATACCCCGACAACCCAAACGGCTCTGACGCTGATATTGCCGGTATCTGCGACCCAACAGGTAGAATCTTCGGATTAATGCCCCACCCAGAACGGTTTCTGATGAAGTGGAATCACCCTCGCTGGACGCGACTCGCCGAGAGAGAAAGAACGAGTTCCGAAGAAGGCGATGGACTCGCTATCTTCAAAAACGCCGTTCATTACATCACATCGCATGCCAAATAA
- a CDS encoding transcriptional regulator yields MSETRMRILQLLKMRAGMTVNQLTDALPISQMGIRQHLAILESENLVEYYREKQKRGRPRHIYRLTDQANSLFPTTYANFAVGLMHEVAKFNGPGFINKVFQERMKSQLQAYQQRLQGKDLPQRVKELTRIRDEEGYMASFDEDEDDYVLIEHNCPISVIAEEYPYVCEIELGLFRQSLGAKVVREEHLMQGSHRCCYRIAKGKKE; encoded by the coding sequence ATGAGCGAAACCCGAATGCGAATCTTGCAGCTCCTCAAAATGCGCGCCGGTATGACGGTCAATCAACTGACAGATGCCTTGCCTATCAGTCAGATGGGAATCCGACAACACCTCGCTATCCTTGAATCAGAAAATCTGGTTGAATACTACCGAGAAAAGCAAAAGCGGGGACGTCCGCGCCACATCTATCGTTTGACGGATCAAGCAAATAGTCTTTTCCCAACAACGTACGCCAATTTCGCAGTCGGCCTGATGCATGAAGTCGCAAAATTCAACGGACCCGGTTTCATCAACAAAGTCTTTCAAGAACGAATGAAATCGCAGTTACAAGCATACCAACAACGACTTCAAGGGAAAGATTTGCCCCAACGCGTCAAAGAACTTACGCGTATACGAGACGAAGAAGGATACATGGCAAGTTTCGACGAAGACGAGGACGACTACGTCTTAATTGAACATAATTGTCCAATCTCTGTGATTGCTGAGGAGTACCCTTACGTCTGTGAAATTGAATTGGGACTCTTCCGACAATCTTTAGGCGCGAAAGTTGTCCGAGAAGAACATCTCATGCAAGGCAGCCATAGATGTTGCTACCGGATTGCTAAGGGAAAAAAAGAGTAG
- a CDS encoding phytanoyl-CoA dioxygenase family protein, giving the protein MQNELTESQITFYRENGFLAIENFLDTDELEEWRRCTDESVEERLGNSVEFMTNQMDAKQFYARVFTQCLRLSDTHKGMRKLVHDPRLGKMAAQLAGVDGMRIWHDQALIKPPHGNPTAWHLDVPYWSFDSRDALSFWVALDDATLANGCMWYLPGTHKTARFDNVGIGINIGELFNVYPEWKQIEPQCAPCPAGSIVWHNGLVAHGAGANMTIHHRRAMTCGFMPDGCTFNGKRNILPEEYFNSLEIGDMLNNDTQNTLIWHKDWETKKENQYGKTA; this is encoded by the coding sequence ATGCAGAACGAACTCACCGAATCACAAATTACCTTTTATCGCGAAAACGGATTCCTGGCGATTGAGAACTTCCTTGATACTGACGAATTAGAAGAATGGCGACGTTGCACGGATGAATCTGTTGAGGAACGACTCGGAAACTCGGTCGAATTTATGACGAACCAGATGGATGCTAAGCAATTCTACGCTCGCGTCTTCACGCAGTGTCTGCGTCTGTCAGATACACATAAAGGCATGCGAAAACTTGTTCACGATCCAAGGCTCGGTAAGATGGCAGCACAATTAGCAGGTGTTGATGGGATGCGTATATGGCACGATCAGGCACTCATTAAACCGCCGCACGGCAATCCGACTGCATGGCATCTTGACGTACCGTACTGGTCATTTGATTCACGGGACGCCCTCTCGTTCTGGGTTGCGTTGGACGATGCCACCCTCGCCAACGGATGCATGTGGTATCTACCCGGCACACATAAGACGGCGCGTTTTGATAACGTGGGAATCGGCATAAACATCGGTGAATTGTTCAATGTCTATCCCGAATGGAAGCAGATTGAACCGCAGTGTGCACCTTGCCCTGCTGGCTCTATCGTATGGCATAACGGACTCGTTGCACACGGTGCGGGTGCGAACATGACAATCCACCACCGTAGAGCGATGACGTGCGGTTTTATGCCCGACGGATGCACATTCAACGGAAAGCGAAACATCCTACCAGAAGAATACTTCAACTCACTGGAAATTGGTGACATGCTTAATAACGACACGCAAAATACGCTTATTTGGCATAAGGATTGGGAGACAAAAAAGGAGAATCAATATGGCAAAACAGCCTAA
- a CDS encoding 4Fe-4S dicluster domain-containing protein: MPDETGRRGFFKEALNQLIQPVAEFLDDRVGDHLLAADSEQRVIFRPPGALPEAEFLERCHRCGNCVKNCPANAIQTLPSTDANLANTPYIDPDEQPCVICDSLACMYVCPSGALQPVYAEDIKIGLAVFTAETCLRTKEVDCTYCVDTCPIGEDAIHLTSEGLVEVIDPGCTGCGVCQYACPTSPKSIVIRPLGA, encoded by the coding sequence ATGCCTGACGAAACAGGGCGACGCGGCTTTTTCAAGGAAGCCTTGAACCAGCTCATCCAACCCGTTGCTGAATTTCTTGATGACAGGGTAGGAGATCACTTGCTTGCTGCAGATTCCGAGCAGCGTGTTATTTTTCGACCACCGGGAGCATTGCCAGAAGCGGAATTCTTGGAACGGTGTCACCGATGTGGAAACTGCGTCAAGAACTGTCCCGCAAACGCTATTCAGACCTTGCCGAGTACCGATGCAAACCTTGCGAATACACCCTATATAGACCCTGATGAGCAGCCCTGCGTCATCTGTGACTCATTGGCATGTATGTATGTCTGTCCGAGCGGTGCCTTACAACCTGTTTATGCCGAAGACATTAAAATCGGGTTGGCGGTTTTCACCGCAGAAACCTGTCTCCGCACCAAAGAGGTAGATTGTACCTACTGTGTTGATACCTGTCCTATTGGAGAAGATGCAATTCATCTCACGTCAGAGGGGCTTGTAGAAGTTATAGACCCCGGATGTACAGGATGCGGGGTCTGCCAATACGCATGCCCAACTTCACCGAAATCGATAGTTATTAGACCGCTTGGGGCATAA
- a CDS encoding sulfatase yields the protein MAKQPNIVLMGVDSLLATHMSCYGYHRLTTPHIDKFAEGGTLFEKTYSAHIPTTSAYASMLTGLDTFSTQVVALRHRGPLREEVKTLAEILRDAGYDTTCVGFSNNPSSRGFDTYLDYSGWGPDESGRSPKAENLNKTTLPELNRLIDQSDEKPFFLFLRHMDPHSPYLPPAPYERTFYHGDECDPSNKSMEPVMAFKPFCDYFASWMPPGITDKDYVIAQYDGAVAYMDACIQTLFNALETRGVLDETIVVINGDHGETLYDHECWFDHHGLYDVTLHVPLIIRYPGRVPAGKRVAGYNQHKDLVPTLLELADIDTDIAFDGKSLTSLISGEITSFESEIYITECTWMRKHGWRTPEWKLIVALEPDFHFKPPVELYNLIQDPDENNNLAEAHPDIVNVLETRMQNWIRQREQATGLTNPIMTQGDWHGHKGVGPFKTSEQAYNTMHIGDAGAAARLQAKSRVEQ from the coding sequence ATGGCAAAACAGCCTAATATTGTGCTAATGGGAGTTGACTCCCTCCTCGCAACACACATGAGCTGCTATGGGTATCATCGACTCACGACACCTCACATTGATAAGTTCGCGGAGGGTGGCACCCTCTTTGAGAAAACTTACAGCGCACACATTCCGACAACAAGTGCTTATGCCTCTATGCTGACAGGGTTAGATACCTTCAGCACACAGGTCGTCGCTTTGCGCCACCGCGGCCCGCTTCGTGAGGAGGTCAAAACATTGGCGGAAATCCTCCGGGATGCAGGCTACGACACAACCTGTGTGGGATTCAGTAACAATCCAAGTTCCCGGGGGTTTGATACTTATCTCGATTACAGCGGATGGGGTCCCGACGAAAGCGGACGTTCCCCCAAAGCAGAAAACCTCAACAAAACGACGCTTCCAGAACTCAACCGACTGATTGATCAGAGTGATGAAAAACCGTTTTTCCTGTTTTTGCGTCACATGGATCCGCATTCTCCTTATCTTCCACCCGCCCCTTATGAACGCACGTTCTACCACGGTGATGAATGCGATCCAAGTAATAAATCCATGGAACCGGTAATGGCATTCAAACCGTTTTGCGATTATTTCGCATCTTGGATGCCGCCTGGAATTACCGATAAAGATTACGTCATCGCACAATATGACGGCGCGGTCGCTTATATGGATGCCTGTATTCAAACACTTTTTAACGCCCTTGAGACGCGCGGCGTACTGGACGAGACAATAGTTGTCATCAATGGGGATCACGGCGAAACCCTCTACGACCACGAGTGCTGGTTCGACCATCACGGACTCTACGATGTTACATTGCACGTTCCGCTGATTATCCGCTACCCCGGACGTGTCCCTGCCGGAAAACGGGTCGCCGGATACAATCAACATAAAGATCTCGTGCCGACGCTTCTTGAATTAGCCGACATTGACACAGACATAGCATTCGATGGGAAGAGTCTTACTTCTCTCATCAGCGGCGAGATAACTTCTTTTGAGAGCGAGATCTACATCACAGAATGCACATGGATGCGCAAGCACGGTTGGCGGACCCCGGAATGGAAACTCATCGTCGCGCTCGAACCCGATTTCCATTTCAAGCCGCCTGTCGAACTCTACAATCTCATCCAAGATCCCGATGAGAACAATAATCTTGCTGAGGCACATCCTGACATCGTGAACGTCCTCGAAACACGGATGCAAAACTGGATTCGGCAGCGCGAGCAGGCAACGGGACTGACAAATCCGATCATGACCCAAGGGGATTGGCATGGACACAAAGGTGTGGGGCCGTTCAAAACTTCCGAGCAGGCATACAATACGATGCACATCGGGGATGCAGGGGCTGCGGCACGCCTACAAGCAAAATCGAGAGTCGAGCAGTGA
- a CDS encoding ATP-binding protein: MSDIAKRVILTIPMYPDMELAAAKTASVLAELMDFGEGEVEEIQLAIIETCINAFEHSKSDDQEVHIEFLLMADELQFKVTDRGVGISTDTLDGSRVLGSPGVHTDLRKRGRGLQIIRSLMDEVDIESSPNGTTVSVKKKKKG; the protein is encoded by the coding sequence GTGTCAGATATAGCTAAACGCGTAATCCTCACTATACCTATGTATCCTGATATGGAACTTGCTGCAGCGAAAACAGCCTCTGTTCTTGCCGAATTGATGGATTTCGGGGAAGGAGAGGTTGAGGAAATTCAACTCGCTATCATCGAAACCTGTATCAACGCTTTTGAGCATAGCAAGAGCGATGATCAGGAAGTTCATATTGAATTTTTGCTTATGGCGGATGAGTTGCAGTTTAAAGTTACAGATCGAGGGGTCGGTATCTCTACAGATACACTCGACGGTAGCCGTGTACTCGGGAGCCCAGGGGTACATACCGACCTACGTAAGCGCGGACGGGGATTGCAAATTATCAGGTCCCTCATGGATGAAGTGGATATAGAAAGCAGCCCTAACGGAACAAC